In Pseudomonas flavescens, the sequence GCAGGTGCAAGCGTAGGCCAGGCCCTGATCGAACAGGCGCTGCAGCAGCGCTTCGTACTCGGCATGGCGCTCGCTCTGGCGAACCAGTTCGCCGTCCCAGTGCAAGCCGTAGCGTTCGAGGGTCTGCAGAATCGCGCTCTGTGCGCCGGGGACTTCCCGGGGCGGGTCGAGGTCTTCCATGCGCAGCAGCCAGCGGCCGCCGACGGAGCGGGCATCGAGGTAGGAGGCGAGGGCAGCGACCAGCGAGCCGAAGTGCAGATAGCCACTGGGCGTAGGGGCGAAGCGACCGATATAGGGGGTGTTTTGCATGGCGGGGTGTTTGGCAGGGCGAAACGAAACGGGGCGCCTGAGCGCCCCGTTGTTCGATCGACTCAGGAGCCGACCTGTTTTTCCTTGATTTCCGCCAGGGTCTTGCAATCGATGCAAAGGGTGGCGGTTGGGCGGGCTTCCAGACGGCGGATGCCGATCTCGACGCCACAGGAATCGCACCAGCCGTAATCTTCGTCCTCGATCAGTTGCAGCGTTTCGTCGATCTTCTTGATCAGCTTGCGCTCACGGTCGCGGGCACGCAGTTCCAGGCTGAACTCTTCTTCCTGGCTGGCACGGTCTGCCGGATCCGGGAAGTTGGCTGCTTCGTCCTGCATGTGGTGCACGGTACGATCGACTTCCTGCATCAGCTCCAGCTTCCATTTGTTCAGGATGCCGGTGAAGTGGGCGCGCATCGCCTCGCTCATGTACTCCTCGCCCTTGGTTTCCTTGTAGGGTTCGAAGCCACGAATCAATTGGCCGTTTGTTGCTTTTGCTTTGATGGGCATGGATGACCGCCTCTCACTCTCTCTAATCCACCGCGCAGGGAATGTGTCCGTTGCCGTTTACAATAACGGCCCTGCGACTGCAAGCCGGCGAACTTACCAGATCGACTCAAGCCGCGCCACTCCCGGATGTCGTGGTTATGCGTCTTGGTCCGATAGAGCGTTGCCAGCGGCTTTGCCAGGGCGCTACGGGCTTTGTCTATCTGCCGAACGGATGGCTGCAATCGCAATGTAAACACGTGTTTCAGTGGTGCGTTGGCACGGTATGACCGGGCGGCCCTGATAGAATTCCACCTTTAATAGGTTTCCCAAGGCATTTCCCCATGGCCCAGCTCTACAGCGCCCGCAGTCGCGCGATCGAACCGTTCCACGTAATGGCACTGCTGGCGCGGGCCAATCAATTGCAGGCCGAGGGCCATGATGTCATTCATCTGGAAATCGGCGAGCCGGACTTCACCACCGCCGCGCCCATCGTCGCGGCCGGGCAGGCTGCACTGGCGGCAGGCCATACCCGCTATACCGCCGCTCGCGGCTTGCCCGCCCTGCGTGAGGCAATCGCCGCTTTCTATGCGCAACGCTACCGGCTGAGCATAGACCCACAGCGCATCCTCATCACCCCGGGCGGCTCCGGTGCGCTGTTACTGGCGGCCAGCCTGCTGGTCGATCCCGGCAAGCATTGGCTGTTGGCCGACCCGGGCTATCCCTGCAATCGGCATTTTTTGCGTCTGGTGGAAGGCGCTGCGCAGTTGGTACCGGTCGGGCCCCAGGAGCGCTATCAGCTGACCGCTCGGGCGGTTGCCGATTGCTGGAACGCCGACAGTGTCGGCGCCTTGCTCGCCTCGCCTGCCAACCCCACCGGCACCTTGCTGAGCGCTGCAGAGCTGGCGTCGCTTTCCCAGGCGCTCAAGGCCCGTGGTGGTCACATGGTGGTGGACGAGATCTATCACGGCCTGACCTATGGCGTGGATGCCAGCAGCGTACTGGAGGTGGATGACGACGCCTTCGTGCTCAACAGCTTCTCCAAGTATTTCGGCATGACCGGCTGGCGACTGGGCTGGCTGGTGGCGCCCGAAGAAGCAGTGGGGGATCTGGAAAAACTGGCGCAGAACCTCTACATCAGCGCGCCGAGCATGGCCCAGCATGCCGCGCTGGCCTGTTTCGAGCCGCAGACCCTGGCGATTCTCGAAGAGCGCCGTGCCGCCTTTGCCGAGCGCCGTGACTTCCTGCTGCCAGCGCTGCGCGACCTGGGCTTCGGCATCTCCGTGGAGCCGCAGGGCGCCTTTTATCTGTATGCCGATATCAGCGCCTTCGGTGGCGATGCCTATGGGTTCTGCCAACACTTTCTGGAAACCGAGCATGTCGCGTTCACCCCGGGCCTGGACTTCGGTCGTCATCAGGCAGGGCATCACGTGCGCTTCGCCTACACGCAGAGCCTGCCGCGCCTGGAGCAAGCGGTCGAACGCATTGCCCGCGGCCTGAAGACGTGGAGCGCCAATGCGATTTGATCCGCCGCTCGAAGAAGGTCGCCTGCTGCGTCGCTACAAGCGTTTTCTCGCCGACATCGAAACCGCCAGCGGCGAACTGCTGACCATCCACTGTCCGAACACCGGCTCGATGCTCAACTGCATGAGCGAGGGCTGCCGGGTCTGGTTCAGCCGCTCCAGTGACCCCAAGCGCAAGCTACCGGGCACCTGGGAGATCGGTGAAACGCCCCATGGTCGGCTGGCCTGTATCAACACCGGGCGTGCCAATGGGCTGGTCGAGGAGGCGCTGCGCGCCGGGGTTATTTCCGAGCTGGCGGGCTTCACCGCGCTGCGCCGTGAGGTGCCTTATGGCGTGGAGCGCAGTCGGGTGGACTTCTGCCTCGAATACGCCAGCGGTGTGGCTTTCGTCGAGGTGAAGAGCGTGACCCTGGGCTTCGCCGACAGTGCCGTGGCGGCCTTCCCGGATGCGCGTACCGAGCGCGGCACCAAGCACCTGCGTGAGCTGGCCGCCCTGGCGCGCAGTGGCGTGCGCGCGGTGCAACTGTATGGCGTGAACCTGTCGGGTATCGAGGCGGTGCGACCTGCCGGGGAAATCGACCCGGCCTACGCGGCGGCCCTGACCGAGGCGGTGCAAGCCGGTGTCGAGGTGCTGGCCTACGGTGTGGATATCTCGCCGCAGGGCATCGAGGTGGTACGGCGCCTGGATGTAGTGCTGGCGTGAGAGTGCTCCCTCCAGGCGACGACGCTGCGTTCGCGTCAACATGCCTCCGTGGCCGGGCCTCGAGCGAAGCGATACCCGGGTTCTGACCTACAGATCGACCCAGATCCCGTCCGTATCCTCTTTGCTGTTGATCACGTGCAGAGCATCGCCCTCGCAGGGCCCGGCCACGCACTCGCCGGACTCGATCAGGAACAGCGCACCATGCCGGGCGCATTGAATCAGGCTTGCGCTGGGGTCGAGGAACTGGTCCGCCTG encodes:
- the dksA gene encoding RNA polymerase-binding protein DksA gives rise to the protein MPIKAKATNGQLIRGFEPYKETKGEEYMSEAMRAHFTGILNKWKLELMQEVDRTVHHMQDEAANFPDPADRASQEEEFSLELRARDRERKLIKKIDETLQLIEDEDYGWCDSCGVEIGIRRLEARPTATLCIDCKTLAEIKEKQVGS
- a CDS encoding pyridoxal phosphate-dependent aminotransferase, encoding MAQLYSARSRAIEPFHVMALLARANQLQAEGHDVIHLEIGEPDFTTAAPIVAAGQAALAAGHTRYTAARGLPALREAIAAFYAQRYRLSIDPQRILITPGGSGALLLAASLLVDPGKHWLLADPGYPCNRHFLRLVEGAAQLVPVGPQERYQLTARAVADCWNADSVGALLASPANPTGTLLSAAELASLSQALKARGGHMVVDEIYHGLTYGVDASSVLEVDDDAFVLNSFSKYFGMTGWRLGWLVAPEEAVGDLEKLAQNLYISAPSMAQHAALACFEPQTLAILEERRAAFAERRDFLLPALRDLGFGISVEPQGAFYLYADISAFGGDAYGFCQHFLETEHVAFTPGLDFGRHQAGHHVRFAYTQSLPRLEQAVERIARGLKTWSANAI
- the sfsA gene encoding DNA/RNA nuclease SfsA, which codes for MRFDPPLEEGRLLRRYKRFLADIETASGELLTIHCPNTGSMLNCMSEGCRVWFSRSSDPKRKLPGTWEIGETPHGRLACINTGRANGLVEEALRAGVISELAGFTALRREVPYGVERSRVDFCLEYASGVAFVEVKSVTLGFADSAVAAFPDARTERGTKHLRELAALARSGVRAVQLYGVNLSGIEAVRPAGEIDPAYAAALTEAVQAGVEVLAYGVDISPQGIEVVRRLDVVLA
- a CDS encoding Rieske (2Fe-2S) protein, whose translation is MIRLCAPHELPEAQSRGFSVTGTQLFAVRKGGEVFVYRNRCPHRGVPLEWQADQFLDPSASLIQCARHGALFLIESGECVAGPCEGDALHVINSKEDTDGIWVDL